TAGCTCTTTTGCCGTAAATTACGAGAATTCGTAAATgcttaattactcgctctttattaagttgtattgtgatgttaaatgttggtaaggcatgtgttccgatcttgggcacaaaacacgtgttggaactaccgggatgatattctggttaattgttGAGGTTATGATTATAtaaatgatcaatttaatgattaattagaatattatttagatggttcctcaTAAAACTCTATGGAACTAAAACACCAGCTTTATAAAGGATGGCTATGAGAATCCTCTCATTAACATCAAGCTCTTCCAGCTGTGAAAGAAATTGGAGCACTTTTGAATCAGTTAGTCTCTAATCTCAAATCTCAATATTCAATAATCAATACTCTCAAGTCTCAGTTAGTCAATCTCATGTTTTAATGTTCTCATGTTTAATTTGTAGATACATACCAAGAGAAGAAATAGGCTAACTACGGACCGTCTCAACTCTCTAGTCTTCATACAATTCAATTCCAGAATGATGGCCAAGaaacaaaagatcaaggaaaaGAAGATCATAGACGTCCTCCTATCTACTGAAACTTCTAAAGATCAAGGCTTTCTGTCTGAGGGAGGAGATGATCGTGTAGTGGTTGTCTAtagggatgaggatgaggaagagaTGTCGAATATGACGATATCATGGCGTGTTATTGAAGAAGCAATGGGAGCCAATGAACAACTTGAGCTATGTAGGATAGGAGTGCAAGAATGAGAGAGCTTTATGAAGAAGAGGAAATCGAGTCTGAAGAAGAGGAGTATGATGAAGATAATGATGAGATTCCTTTTGAGGACAATAGGAATGAGTATTGAGGAGGCTGGAAGCCTGGAGTGATGACATTTGTCTTTTGTTATGTCTTATCTCTCTTATATGAGTGGATTGTTCCTTTTGTGACTTGTTCGCACAGTCCTTGAGCTAGGATTCTAGAATTAAGAATttcattgtgatttgtgaactACTGAACTAATTATGTTATGCCAAGCAATGTCTTTATGTGTTGCCCTATTTGTGTCTATAAGTGCTATCTTTGTGTAGTAATGTTGTTTACAAGCTGCTCTGTAGTGTTGCTGACTTGCTGATTAGAGGCTTGGAGCTGCTATGGCTGTGAGATGAGTTCCTAATCCctgtatcttttttttctttgctcttATTGTTCTTGTTCACTTTTATTTATCATCTCTGTTAGACTGAATGTATGCAAGGACAACAAGAGTGCAAGACAGCAAACCAAGATGAATGAAGAACAGACCACGTGAGCTGttgtttaattatttattatggTATTAATGTGTTATACACTTGAAACTGCTACTCTTCAATTAATTTTACAATCTACTATTTTGGCCGATTTATTTATGCTATTTTGACCTTAGATGCACCATCTTCTTGGGCTTCAGGTTTACTGAAATTGACATCTGACATGCTATTGTACACCACGCCTAAGCACACCTAAGCAGACAAGGCACTAGGCAAAGGTTCACCGCCCGCCTAGCGTCTAGCGTTCTTTGAAACCTACCACTTCAGTCGCTGTCCATGGAGGAAAAAAAACCTGATATTAATCTCCAGGCTGTGGTTTGAACTCAAACAAACACCGTTGACTTTTGTGCAGCACGTTGGTTCTGAATAATGCCGCTTAGCTTATTGCTGCCGTGCTAGGTCCAACCGAATGAAGCTAGCGATCGACACTTGGAGTTGATGTCGCtcgcattaaaaaaaaaagaatcaggcAATATTGCAGTTGGGAAGGGAACAATGTTGACTTGGGGAGCAGCAGTTGTTTACGCGGCTAGATCAGTTGTTTCAATATTGCAGTCTAGAAGGTCAACGACATAGTGAGTTCCTCAAGGCTAACCGAAGGAGAATATTGAAGATTTTTATAGTGCACGTTGCTTTGCGTCATGAAAAATGCCGCCCAAAAAGTCAAATCTTAAGAATATTCGGCGAATCGGGTGAGCATGTAAGTTGGCTTCAGATTGAGCTTAGCAGTTAGCAAGCTGGCCTGACTTAGGAAAAAGAAGTAGTCATGCAGTGCAATTTGAGTGGAGGTCAACTGTCTCCTGCTCCTCCCTGGATACCGCGAATGCATGTGAGACTTTGGCACCTGAAACTGAACCAAAAATATACTACTGTTTCAtttggttctgactatgcctgaACAATGCAGAATGATGATTGGAAATGGTAGAACGGCCAGGAGCATCGGCACATCGATCGGTTAATGAAAGGTCAACGGGATAGCTAGGGCAGCGAACTGGTTCACCTCctgggacaaaaaaaaaacgaaaagaAATATCTCTCCAGCTGTGCAGACGTGCAATCCAGTAGTAGATCTTTCAGGGACGCATACATGATACAGGAGTTAGAAAGGATTTGTCAGGCCGAGGGTGGATTGGATCACAAATAGAGATGAAGTAGTTATTCTTAACTTAATTGAGTGAGAGTAAATTGTTaggttattttttaattttaaatcaACCTAATGAACTAGAAAACACAAAACTTACATGCCTGATCACGACCGTCTCTGTTGGCCTCAATACGAgtcttttttttcacagaaggcgCATGGTAAGCTGTACTTGTGACTGCTACGAAGCAGTAATGAGCACAATGGACTCCTAATAATAAGTTAAACACGTAAGGATCCACTTTATATGCTGCGATTAAGGAAAATAGCTAGAGAGAGACAGCAAAGTACCAAAATTTAAAGAGGGGCCAAAGAACaaagtaaattaaaaaatattcaagTGATAAATGATAATACTAACATATGGTACAATTTATAACCACCAAAGAGCAGTGCATTGATATTTTCTAtacttaaattcaaaatatatatttgaatgatATTAATAGATCATAATAGAAGTAACTCtaaaatagagttagcatggGCTGCATAAGTTGGACGAGTTTAAGCTCCGCCACTGGCTGTCGCCATGAATCCACCATTAGCCGCCTCATGTTCCATTCCATGCCGCCGCGGAAACAAGAAGCTGAGCTCTGTAAGCTTATTAAACCCCTCTGATAACTGCATCGCGAGATATTCTAGTCTAAATTAGACGACGTAAGAGAAGTAAAGAACCCGGAAATCTTCGTGTGATGAGTGCGATTGAGAAAGAGCATCCAATGTAATCAGAATGATGAAGGCTACTCCATGCTGCGATTGAGTAGCTTGCGTTGTTGAAGGAGAACTAATGGAGCGTGCGTGTGTACGGTGTGTGTGATCGCAGCATGACAAGCTCAGGGCTGCGGCCAAAGCGCTGGGTTCAGTGCATGTGTGCTGACTGCAGACACGGCAACAGAAAGAACAGTTCCAAGGAACAGAATCTAAACACCCCCTGTATGTTGCTTCATATTGGAAAATGCTCCGATATCTCTATTCACATGGGTCCTACTTATTTCGATTTTTTTAAAGAGACCTTCGTTGATTATCAAAATAGGGGAATACATTCCTCATCGATGAGTTTGGCAATGGTAGGGGGCGCTTAAAGATGTCATACTGCACATTGGTCCGAACTTATTCCCATCTGAGATAAAACATGAGCTATCCTATTACAAACTCTCTTTATATGGTGCCACTGCACCTGTTGAAGACGTCTTTACGATGCTACCTGCTTCATCTATGATTGGAGACTAGGATGCACGAAGCCCTTTCCCTTTCTGCAACGCTTGAATAATCGTTGCACTGTCCGACTCTAGAATGATCGGCATATGAATCAATTCAGCCGCTACCTTAGTTCCTTCCAGACAAGATATCGCCTCGATCTCCACCGCCTCACGCCCTGGCAGGATAACATCATATGCGGAGTAAAGGACAATTCCTCGACAATCACTAGCCACCACTCCAATCGCCGATTCACCCGTAGTAAGCCGGAAGGCCCCATCCACATTTATCTCGGCCCATCCTTCCTCGTATTCTGAATCATTAcaaagctcttcttcttgtctctctGGTCCTCAGTAAACATTGGTGCTTTTCCTTTTCCGTCCTCCTGTTGTTGAACAGGTAACAGTTCACTGCAGTAGTTTATCAGGAAGACATCGAATCCGCGATTGTGGCTCTTCCTTTATCATGTATAGCATCATTCCTCAAATGCCACGCCCTCCATAATACCATTAACGTCTTAGTTTTCATTCCGTGAGGGAAGTCAATAGAACCAGAAGCCAATCTGGACCGGTGTAAGCTACTTTGCACTCATGCGGCAAGGTACATACCTTCCTCATCTCTACACGCAACGCCGTGGCCATTGTGCACCTCATTGCCGCATGGGGCCCATCCTCGACCTCCTGACCGCATACTTGTTTCGATTTTACTCTGGCCAGACTACAAAATTGGCTGATAATTCAGTTAATACATCAATTTTTATCACCATCTGCTGAAAAATACGATCACATTGTACATGCCTTCTCCCGCAACCGGGCGGGCGGGCTCTCCACGCATCATTCACAAACATCCTTTTCTTGACTAGTACTCGTTCCgtttcaaaatatatatagGACGTATTAGGATTAAAAAAGTTAAACTTCAGAAATTTTTatcaacaattagtcaaattatgcACATATTTATTGTACAAAAGATATATTAATAGATTCATACTTCACACATTTTTTAATAAGATATTAGTTTCGTAGCAATTAATAATGtattgtaagagaaattaatagtcaaagtatattttaaaaaactttctTAAATCCTAATACGCtctataaaaagaaatagaaggaGTATAATGCACTGCACTAGGCATCGAAACATCCATAgaagtgtttttcttttcttttgaaacCAACATAGGAGTGCTTAATTTTgagatgcattttttttctggaaAAGAAAATAGTCAGACACAAGGGCCATTTAGATATCCCTCTAGTCGTCCCAACTGCCTTCAGCAACTTGACCTTGGCATACGGAATTATCTGTTAGAACAGCGTCAGTGCGTGCCTACTCACGCTTCTCTTCTATAATCTGTGCCGCTGTTGTCGCTGTCCACACGCCATCTTACAGCAGTAGTGCTGCAGAAGTCGTCTGAATCTACGAGTTCATGGTGGCTGCTCCGGATGCTGTTGCAGTCCAAGCACCAAATCTTAAGTCTACTTCCTTTATTATTATATCTCGTGCCGagtatacatacatgcatgtatgcgtGGAACGCATAAGCACCGCGCAGTTATGTGCTTAATTTACAGGTATTATTATGTATGCTTTGACCTCTTGATGCAGCATTATACTAGTATTCTTGCAAGAAATGTCAACGGCCGAGATGTACACTCTCTTaatttctttcttgcttttaaCAACAGAAATAATGGAGTGCGAGACGTATGTAGGAGCCAATTATATATAGTCTGACCTTCTTGTTCCATTTGGAAGCGAAGTTGATGAGGTTTTTCTTGCGTGCCTTATGTGATGCGGAGGGATTTTGCTTCCTTCCTCCTTGATCGATCTGGTGTACACACATCATGAGTTCATGCTGCACCAGCTGCGCCACATATGCATACCACGTTGTGTAAGAACTGTACTTTGGTtgggaaaagaaagagaaaaaaaatggaacatGAAACTTCTCGCGGACATGCATGTGTAATTATCGAAGTTGCAAACAGCAGCTTGGACCGGGGTTTAATTTGTGTAGAATCAATACAGACTTTTGCCTTGAGAGTCCATTGTTAGGGAGACTTATCAGACCCTTAATTTCAACGCCTAAAGACTGAACAGGGCTCCTACTTACTGGCAACTGGTCTAGCTTGATGCGGTTAATAACAGGGTTACTCTCGATCGTGTCACAATGTGACAAGTGCATGACATGGGACGACGATGGAACAAGACGAACGGGCAAGCTGATATCTCGCACCGAAAGCCAGGTAACGTCAAAGTAATCCGAATGGGATGGGACACGGCCCAGATAGGACAAGTTCCTCGAACGGCATTTGGCAATGCAACCAAAAAGGGCTTCGCCGCGCGACGGCGCGCGCAACCCGCAGCAGCTCGGCTCATTTGTCCCGCCGTGCATGCATGCCGTCACCACGACGACATAACCAAAAACCAACCAACTGAAGATAGCGAAGCAAAGGCAACGGCAAATCTGACATACATATTCAACTATTTTCGACTAGTCAAGAGATTAAAAATGTTTCAATTTGGGGATGTAGACTTCTCGGCCTAGCTAGGCAGCTAGCTGTAAGCCTATAAAATAGGCAGCTTCCTCAGCTTTGATCTCCCCTTCAATTCAAACGCTTCCAGGAAACTCCCAATATAGTCGGACTCATTCTCGTGTCTCTCCTTCTGCCAAGTTCTTCTTTTTGCTAGCTTGATCTGTTGTTTGTTAATTCTTGGTGAACCAATGGCGTACGGCAAGAGGTCCCGGCAGCAGGCCGAGGAGATGGTCTGGCTGCCCGACGGTACCGACGCCGCGCGCTTCCTGCTGCTCTTCTACGGccaccaccacggcggcggcgcggtgtCGACGGACGCGGCCTCGGCACCGGAGAGGGTGTTCGAGTGCAAGATCTGCAACCGGCAGTTCCCGTCCTTCCAGGCGCTCGGCGGGCACAAGGCCAGCCACAAGAAGCCCCGCCTCGCGGACGGCGACGGCGCCCCGGCCGAGCCGCCCAAGCCCAAGGTGCACGGCTGCTCCATCTGCGGGCTCGAGTTCGCCATCGGGCAGGCGCTCGGCGGGCACATGCGCCGCCACCGCGCCGCCGATCAGGCGGATGGCCCCGGCCTCGGGCTTGGTCTCAGCCTTAGCAGcgggctcgggctcgggctcgggcCGAAAGACGACGGCAAGAAGGCGGCtcccccggccgagctggtgCTGGACCTGAACACCGTGCCGGCGCTGGAGGAGGAGCCGGGGCTCGCCGTCGAATTCCCCATGGCAGTAGTTGACTTCTTACGTTAAGAACGTGGAAGAGATTGATTGATCTTTTCAATACACCATTTTTGGATTGTACTGTTTACATTCAACTACCCCAAAAGTCAACCCTCGAACCATTAGAAATTCCAgcatacatgtttttttttaatcctcAGAAATGTATAAGGATACTTCTAATGTTCCAGGGGCTCTATATATATAAGGAAATCCATATATACAATATGGTTAGACTTTTCTGTGGCAATTGTAGcatattttttcatatatttcaattgttcaacatatacatcTCTTTTTCCTCTcattatttttcagatttttctgATCGGGTTGAATCTCTTGTTTTGTTTTCCCCGCATGTAGTTCTGTTTTATTGGTGACACTCCTGAGCTTGGCAGCTTATCCAATAGGCTTAACAGTAGTGATGAGAGTTTGGCTCCATCTCCTAAAAGGTAATAAGATAAGTTAATTTGTGGAGACTTAACATTCACAATCTAacttctaataaaaaataatttgatcCCAACAATCATTAATCATAGCTCTGTTGGTTCTCACCTATACGCGAACATAGTTAACCTTACCAATAAGGCTAGCTTATTGTTAGAGTATATTTGACTATTATGGTATgatgtgatttgattatgattGAGTGTAATCTGTCTAATATGATTCAATCTTATCTTTAAAGTTATCTTGCGATTCAAGTCATATACTCTATATAAACATGCCGATGAGACTCGATAATTCATCAACAATTATCACATTATATTAATCATTCTACACTTAGCCATGTATGCAAATTGAGAACATAAGCAATAACGTAAAAAGAACACAATCTAAAATATTGTAGATACGGAGGAAGCTCAATTGATAGATGGTTAAGTCTCGATTGGTTGGTCTAGTCCACAGAACAAGAAAGAGACCCTGAATCACAATAGTTGATCTAGTCTATGCAACTATTACGAAAATGCTCATAGCTTTTGATTCCACGTGGAAGAAGCACACAAACTTTGAGTGACATGTAAACTATCTCTATGGTTTAAAGATGAAAATACAATTATTAAGTTATCCCATTGTTGGCTACAATACATTTCACTCAAACAAAAAGCCAAGCTTCACGAAATACTATATGCACCATTTGAATCACTTGATTCCacaacacaaaacaaaagagaaagtcaACCACAACGTCTCAACTATATATATCTCAATCAGCTAGAGCGCAttcataaatattaaaaaaaggaaGAGCTTTACCTTGAATTGGGAGGACAATCGAAGATACCAATATCTTCTAGGACTATGTTTATGGACCACGGTAGCTTTCAATCTTTCTCCTTATGTTTGAAGTCCTTAGATGCAACATTAAATTGCAAATCAAAAGGCCAAACAAATAATTCATGTTAATCAATTGGTTGTCTGCAACACAAGTCAACATCTAATGCATTATTGCAGTAATTACCACCTATTTCGATCATGTCATCAACCATGCCAGCAACTGTCCTTTGCCATCACTTATTCAGTGCACTACCTGCATCCACAGTGACAAGAATAAGGTTATATATATCAAGAAACATTCATTTATAGAATATTTTTGCAGAGACAGCCACGGGAAGGGTGTTGTGCGGGTGAATGTTTTGGAGAGGAGACTGGGGATTTCTTGTTTTTAGGCACAACAGCAAATTTCATGTGCTCGTAAAGGTAATTATGCCATGTGGCATGAAATAAAAAATTGGCGCGGaactaatagaaaatagtgtgCCCACGTAAATGTTTGCACGGCAAGTGGTGCACAATTATCCTATGGGCAAGAAATCCATAAGGAAATTGTAGGCACACACAAGGAAATGACTGTCCATTACGCTGTGAGTTAATTTTACTAGAGTTCCTCACGTCCTAGgtaatttatatttttctttgtgttctAGAGAAACCGACAAGATAATTCGTATTTCCCTATGAGTTACCCGAACCAACAAGGTAATTCGCATTTCCCTGTGAGCCTTTGTCGCgcccgtaaaaaaaaaaaaacctggtGTACAGGAAAATTCCAATTTCCAGCAGTGTTTGTTCTTGTTGGTTGGAACAATTCCTTTTTCTGTACATGTAGCAATTTGGCTATGAGGTGGGGCTTGTCAAAGAAGCCAGCCGACGTCGTGGGAGACGGTCAGTGTGTGCTGAGTAGTGGCGACACGCGACGGCAAGGTGACTAGTAAGTTTGAAAAAtcgaaaaattgtaaaaatagctgttcattttgaaaaatcatatattttaaaaaataaaattgtcaCTTTTCaacacatgttaaaaaaaataaaaatatagcattCCAACTCTCAAAATACAAAACACTATCAAACCAATcataaaaattctgaaaaaaaagtaTGGTGTAAATTatactataatctagctctttaaaaaatttcaattcaaataattacttgtacaacgagaaacaaaaatagcataaatttgtctttttatttctcataaTATAGATCATATTTTgtgtaaaaaaatttgaaagctagatcatagtatcctctacatcatcaaatatttttaaaaaattcatgacTATGTcgataatgttttgaattttaagagcaatgaaacttatcattttttatttttaaacataggTCCTGGTCGTACTTCCAACGTGTAACAGCAGTCTATATGTATGATTTTCAAACTGAACCTCTTTTCCTGTAATTTTccgatttaagaaatataaaaaataaaaaaatccggTAGGCCCTAGTCAACATGGGCCGAGCTGTGGGGAGTACTTGGGCCTTCGTGGGCTTTGTTGGGCCGGAGAAGGGGTGTGTTGTTGC
The nucleotide sequence above comes from Phragmites australis chromosome 4, lpPhrAust1.1, whole genome shotgun sequence. Encoded proteins:
- the LOC133914381 gene encoding zinc finger protein ZAT12-like encodes the protein MAYGKRSRQQAEEMVWLPDGTDAARFLLLFYGHHHGGGAVSTDAASAPERVFECKICNRQFPSFQALGGHKASHKKPRLADGDGAPAEPPKPKVHGCSICGLEFAIGQALGGHMRRHRAADQADGPGLGLGLSLSSGLGLGLGPKDDGKKAAPPAELVLDLNTVPALEEEPGLAVEFPMAVVDFLR